From Verrucomicrobiota bacterium, one genomic window encodes:
- a CDS encoding response regulator: protein MTDKSTIKPTALIIDDEIQMRRLLRVNLESNGYRVVEAANGQEGITQVAQWRPAVVVLDLGLPDMDGVTVLKRLREWSQVPVVVLSVRDREEDKVAALDNGADDYVTKPFSTGELLARLRTAQRHAQPAAELTVFHAGELEVDLTARLVKLKGREVRLTATEYNLLRLFVLNAGKVLTHRQILREVWGPNAVEQTHYLRVYIAHLREKLELDPASPQLITTEPGIGYRLIA from the coding sequence ATGACTGACAAATCCACCATCAAACCAACCGCGTTGATCATTGACGACGAGATCCAGATGCGCCGCTTGCTGCGGGTGAACTTGGAATCCAACGGCTATCGCGTTGTGGAAGCGGCCAATGGGCAGGAGGGCATCACCCAGGTTGCCCAATGGCGACCCGCCGTGGTCGTGCTGGATCTGGGATTGCCGGATATGGATGGGGTCACAGTTCTCAAACGCCTTCGCGAATGGAGCCAGGTGCCGGTGGTGGTGCTTTCCGTGCGCGACCGTGAGGAAGACAAGGTCGCCGCGCTGGATAATGGTGCCGATGATTACGTTACCAAGCCTTTCAGCACCGGCGAATTGCTCGCCCGATTGCGTACCGCGCAGCGCCACGCCCAACCGGCGGCGGAGCTTACCGTGTTTCATGCGGGCGAGCTCGAAGTGGATCTGACCGCGCGCCTGGTGAAGCTGAAAGGCAGGGAAGTCCGCCTGACCGCCACGGAGTACAATCTCTTGCGCCTGTTTGTTTTGAACGCGGGCAAGGTGTTGACCCATCGGCAAATCCTGCGCGAAGTCTGGGGGCCGAACGCCGTCGAGCAAACGCACTATCTGCGGGTTTACATTGCCCACCTGCGGGAGAAATTGGAGCTGGATCCCGCCAGCCCCCAACTCATCACCACCGAACCCGGCATTGGCTATCGCCTGATTGCCTGA